A window from Sphingobium sp. EM0848 encodes these proteins:
- a CDS encoding ComF family protein: protein MMSLSPLLKTMLRPALDYALPPRCPGCGMIVDADDAFCLGCWSGMRFLGEPCCARCGVPFDYDRGEGAQCGSCLAEPPPFDSARAVLAYGDVARAVALRLKYGRRIGLARLIARQMARQLPEMEDAVIVPVPLHRWRLWWRGFNQAALIARHLGRMTDLPVDNHSLLRSRRTAPLRGMNPKARAKAVRGAFALAPGHGLKRKAVLLIDDVHTSGATAAACARTLKRGGAASVHLLCWARVLPDVDD from the coding sequence ATGATGTCCCTTTCGCCGCTTCTCAAGACCATGCTGCGCCCGGCGCTCGATTATGCCCTGCCGCCCCGGTGCCCCGGTTGCGGGATGATCGTGGATGCGGACGATGCCTTCTGCCTCGGTTGCTGGAGCGGGATGCGGTTTCTGGGGGAGCCCTGCTGCGCGCGCTGCGGCGTGCCTTTCGACTATGATCGGGGCGAGGGCGCGCAATGTGGCTCCTGTCTTGCCGAGCCACCGCCTTTCGACAGTGCGCGGGCGGTGCTGGCCTATGGCGATGTCGCGCGGGCGGTCGCGCTGCGGCTCAAATATGGGCGGCGCATCGGTCTTGCCCGGTTGATCGCGCGGCAGATGGCGCGGCAGCTTCCCGAGATGGAGGATGCGGTGATCGTGCCGGTGCCGCTGCATCGCTGGCGCCTGTGGTGGCGGGGGTTCAATCAGGCGGCGTTGATCGCCCGGCATCTGGGGCGGATGACGGATCTGCCGGTCGACAACCATAGCTTGCTCCGCAGCCGGCGGACGGCGCCGTTGCGCGGCATGAACCCGAAAGCGCGGGCGAAGGCGGTGCGCGGCGCCTTTGCGCTGGCGCCGGGCCATGGCCTCAAGCGGAAGGCCGTGCTGCTGATCGACGATGTGCATACCAGCGGCGCGACGGCGGCGGCCTGCGCCCGGACGCTGAAACGCGGCGGCGCGGCGAGCGTTCATCTGCTCTGCTGGGCGCGGGTGCTGCCGGATGTGGATGATTGA
- a CDS encoding fatty acid desaturase translates to MTVHDPHIAAVSRTKSAIPDDAAMLRAAADLTRELSTAKAFIYWPDLLVSAFVGYAALAGAILTDGVPMVAFGLVAMLALYRAASFIHELTHIRKGALPGFRFGWNLIVGIPLMIPSFMYEEVHTQHHARTRYGTANDPEYLPLALMKPWSLPLFILVAALAPVGLILRFGVLAPLSLLFPPLRRKVVAEFSALSINPAYRRRAPEGEFARAWAWQEAGACIFALALVGSVFAFGWKPLLTYMAVHSAMTVINQLRTLVAHLWENEGDAMTVTAQYLDSVNVPPPSPFAEIWAPVGLRYHALHHLLPSVPYHALGEAHKRLVTTLAADSPYHRGNYPGMWPLVGKIARSTMVRR, encoded by the coding sequence ATGACTGTGCACGATCCCCATATTGCAGCCGTTTCGCGGACGAAGAGCGCGATCCCCGACGATGCGGCGATGCTGCGCGCGGCGGCGGACCTGACACGTGAGCTGTCGACGGCCAAGGCATTCATCTACTGGCCCGACCTGCTGGTTTCGGCCTTTGTCGGTTATGCGGCGCTGGCCGGGGCGATCCTGACCGATGGCGTGCCGATGGTGGCGTTCGGACTGGTGGCGATGCTGGCGCTCTACCGCGCGGCGAGCTTCATCCATGAGCTGACGCATATCCGTAAAGGTGCGCTGCCGGGTTTCCGCTTCGGCTGGAACCTGATCGTCGGCATTCCGCTGATGATCCCCTCCTTCATGTATGAGGAGGTGCACACCCAGCATCATGCGCGCACCCGCTATGGCACCGCCAATGACCCGGAATATCTGCCGCTGGCATTGATGAAGCCCTGGTCGCTGCCGCTGTTCATCTTGGTGGCGGCGCTGGCGCCGGTCGGCCTCATCCTGCGCTTTGGTGTGCTGGCGCCGCTCAGCCTGCTCTTCCCGCCGCTGCGGCGGAAGGTGGTGGCGGAGTTTTCCGCGCTCTCGATCAACCCCGCCTATCGCCGCCGCGCGCCGGAAGGGGAGTTCGCGCGGGCATGGGCGTGGCAGGAGGCGGGGGCCTGCATTTTCGCGCTGGCGCTGGTCGGCAGTGTGTTCGCCTTCGGCTGGAAGCCGCTGCTGACCTATATGGCCGTGCATTCGGCCATGACCGTCATCAACCAGCTGCGCACGCTCGTCGCGCATCTCTGGGAGAATGAGGGTGATGCGATGACCGTCACCGCGCAATATCTCGATTCGGTCAATGTGCCGCCGCCGTCGCCCTTTGCCGAAATCTGGGCGCCGGTGGGGCTGCGCTATCACGCGTTGCATCACCTGCTGCCCAGCGTCCCCTATCATGCCTTGGGAGAGGCGCATAAGCGGTTGGTGACGACGCTGGCAGCGGATTCGCCCTATCATCGGGGCAATTATCCCGGCATGTGGCCGTTGGTCGGCAAGATCGCGCGCAGCACGATGGTTCGCCGTTAA
- a CDS encoding carbon-nitrogen hydrolase family protein — translation MRAAIFQMTSGIDPAANAAAIVEMAARARGEGADMLFTPEMAGYLDRDRRRAAATLRSEADDPVLAVVREAAAKQGLWVHLGSLPLKDERGDGRWANRSFMIDDNGAIRTRYDKIHLFDVDLATGESWRESSVYGPGERVVAVDTPWARMGLSVCYDMRFPDLYRALTNAGATVLLIPAAFTVPTGRAHWHILLRARAIEAGCFVIAAAQTGHHADGRDTYGHSLIADPWGDIVLDMGETAGLALAEIDLSRIEDVRGRVPALANRRSLPMDVTVS, via the coding sequence ATGCGCGCCGCGATCTTCCAGATGACCAGCGGGATCGACCCCGCCGCCAATGCCGCGGCGATCGTGGAGATGGCGGCGCGCGCCAGAGGGGAAGGGGCGGACATGCTCTTCACCCCGGAAATGGCGGGTTATCTGGACCGCGACCGGCGGCGGGCGGCGGCGACGCTCCGGTCGGAGGCGGACGATCCGGTGCTGGCGGTGGTGCGCGAGGCAGCGGCGAAGCAGGGGCTGTGGGTGCATCTCGGCTCCCTGCCGCTCAAGGATGAGCGCGGCGATGGACGCTGGGCCAATCGCAGCTTCATGATCGACGACAATGGTGCCATCCGCACGCGCTATGACAAGATCCATCTGTTCGATGTCGATCTGGCGACGGGCGAAAGCTGGCGCGAATCCTCGGTCTATGGTCCGGGCGAACGGGTCGTCGCCGTCGACACGCCCTGGGCGCGCATGGGGCTGTCGGTCTGTTACGATATGCGCTTTCCCGATCTTTACCGGGCGCTCACCAATGCGGGCGCGACGGTGCTGTTGATACCGGCCGCCTTCACTGTGCCGACGGGCAGGGCGCACTGGCACATATTGCTGCGGGCGCGGGCGATCGAGGCGGGCTGCTTCGTGATCGCCGCCGCGCAGACCGGCCATCATGCCGATGGTCGCGACACCTATGGCCACAGCCTGATCGCTGACCCATGGGGGGACATTGTTCTGGATATGGGCGAAACGGCGGGCCTTGCCCTTGCGGAGATCGACCTGTCGCGCATAGAGGACGTGCGCGGTCGAGTCCCCGCGCTCGCCAATCGGCGATCATTGCCCATGGATGTGACAGTGTCGTGA
- the grxC gene encoding glutaredoxin 3 — translation MAKVEIYTKAWCGYCARAKALLEGKGVPFEEYDITMGGPKREEMLGRANGGTTVPQIFIDGAHIGGSDDMVALDRQGKLDALLGV, via the coding sequence ATGGCGAAAGTGGAAATCTATACCAAGGCCTGGTGCGGCTATTGCGCGCGGGCGAAGGCGTTGCTGGAGGGCAAGGGCGTCCCGTTCGAGGAATATGACATCACCATGGGCGGTCCGAAGCGAGAGGAAATGCTGGGCCGCGCCAATGGCGGGACGACGGTGCCGCAGATATTCATCGACGGCGCGCATATCGGCGGCAGCGACGACATGGTGGCGCTGGACCGGCAGGGCAAGCTCGACGCGCTGCTGGGAGTATAA
- the lptG gene encoding LPS export ABC transporter permease LptG, whose translation MHQFNFFPSRQISWYMARLFLTRTFAVLAMLVAVLQTLDLLGESGDILAYAGNGDAQLWHYVALRAPQIVARFLPFSVLLGTLIMLASLNQNSEIISMKAAGLSAHQILAPLLAAAMGVAVISFAFNERIVARSTARLSAWQAVEYGPLPPETGVKANPWVRDGNNLVTAAIVAGRGTAVQLRKVEIFNRVNNTLTTIVQAPKGHYDAASKSWVLEGARQFDVARGTEQQIGTVRFGHDIRPNQFTLAKIDPDALTFDQLQAAIGDLHDAGRPTAELEGSLWHKLSGPLSALLMPILGSVAAFGLARSGQLFVRAVMGMALGFAYFVADNFSLAMGNLGAYPPFLAAWAPFLLFLLLGETVLFRTEE comes from the coding sequence ATGCATCAGTTCAATTTCTTCCCGTCACGCCAGATCAGCTGGTACATGGCGCGGCTGTTCCTGACCCGCACTTTCGCGGTGCTGGCGATGCTGGTCGCGGTGCTCCAGACGCTCGATCTGCTGGGCGAATCCGGCGACATTCTTGCCTATGCCGGCAATGGCGACGCGCAGCTCTGGCATTATGTGGCATTGCGCGCACCGCAGATCGTTGCCCGATTCCTGCCCTTTTCGGTGTTGCTCGGCACGCTCATCATGCTCGCCAGCCTCAACCAGAACAGCGAGATCATCTCGATGAAGGCGGCGGGGCTGTCCGCGCATCAGATATTGGCGCCGCTGCTGGCGGCAGCGATGGGCGTGGCGGTCATCAGCTTCGCCTTCAACGAACGGATCGTGGCGCGTTCGACCGCGCGGCTTTCGGCGTGGCAGGCTGTGGAATATGGCCCCCTGCCCCCTGAAACCGGGGTCAAGGCCAATCCTTGGGTGCGCGACGGCAATAATCTGGTGACGGCCGCCATCGTCGCCGGACGGGGCACGGCGGTCCAGTTGCGTAAGGTCGAGATCTTCAACCGCGTCAACAATACGCTGACCACCATCGTGCAGGCGCCCAAGGGCCATTATGACGCCGCCAGCAAGAGCTGGGTGCTGGAAGGCGCCCGGCAGTTCGACGTGGCGCGGGGCACCGAGCAACAGATCGGCACGGTGCGCTTCGGACATGATATCCGTCCCAACCAGTTCACCCTGGCCAAGATCGATCCCGACGCCCTGACCTTCGACCAGTTACAGGCTGCGATCGGCGACCTGCACGATGCCGGGCGGCCGACGGCGGAGTTGGAAGGGAGCCTGTGGCACAAGCTGTCAGGGCCGCTGTCCGCCCTGCTGATGCCGATATTGGGTTCGGTCGCGGCCTTCGGCCTCGCGCGGTCGGGCCAGCTTTTCGTGCGCGCGGTGATGGGGATGGCGCTGGGCTTTGCCTATTTCGTGGCGGACAATTTCTCGCTCGCCATGGGCAATCTGGGCGCCTATCCGCCTTTCCTCGCCGCCTGGGCGCCGTTCCTGCTGTTCCTGCTGCTGGGCGAGACGGTGCTGTTCCGGACCGAGGAATAA
- a CDS encoding diacylglycerol kinase family protein, with amino-acid sequence MVRVALLSNPKSTGNRQTLPRVRSYCANNPDIFHYEVEQVEQIGRALQTIARVDPVVIVINGGDGTVQAALTELYQGEHFQGRVPPIAVLPNGKTNLIALDLGIHGDPIKALEKIVQIAKAGVDDHVVARELIALSDGRAETRPVLGMFLGGAGLADYMLYCRNQIYPLGLSNGVSHFLTLIAVILSLVFGIRARFLPQSSHPVRISLMRDGQLAGRFAVLIVTTLERLLLGLEAGGSQRGHMKLMAVDQNLPALLRLLWASITRRVGKAQMQGIHLEQGDVIRIEGDHSSVILDGELFEASEGKPIVLRSTEPVPFLRLAA; translated from the coding sequence ATGGTTCGCGTCGCGCTATTGTCCAATCCCAAGTCGACGGGCAACCGGCAGACGCTGCCGCGCGTGCGCAGCTATTGCGCCAACAACCCAGACATCTTCCATTATGAGGTGGAACAGGTCGAACAGATCGGCCGGGCGTTGCAGACCATCGCCCGTGTCGATCCGGTCGTCATCGTCATCAACGGTGGCGACGGCACGGTGCAGGCGGCGCTGACCGAACTGTATCAGGGCGAGCATTTTCAGGGTCGCGTGCCGCCCATCGCGGTGCTGCCCAATGGCAAGACCAACCTGATCGCGCTCGATCTCGGCATCCATGGCGACCCGATCAAGGCGCTGGAAAAGATCGTCCAGATCGCCAAGGCGGGCGTCGACGATCATGTCGTGGCGCGCGAACTGATCGCCCTGTCGGACGGCAGGGCGGAAACGCGGCCGGTGCTGGGCATGTTCCTGGGCGGTGCGGGGCTGGCCGATTACATGCTCTATTGCCGCAACCAGATCTATCCGCTGGGCCTGTCCAACGGCGTCAGTCATTTCCTGACGTTGATCGCGGTGATTCTGTCGCTCGTCTTTGGCATTCGTGCCCGATTTCTGCCGCAATCCAGCCATCCCGTGCGCATCTCCCTGATGCGAGACGGGCAATTGGCCGGGCGCTTCGCAGTGCTGATCGTGACGACGCTGGAACGGCTGCTGTTGGGTCTGGAAGCGGGCGGCAGCCAGCGCGGGCATATGAAGCTGATGGCGGTCGACCAGAATCTGCCCGCTTTGCTGCGCCTTCTCTGGGCCAGCATCACCCGACGCGTCGGCAAGGCGCAGATGCAGGGCATCCATCTGGAACAGGGCGATGTGATCCGTATCGAAGGCGATCACAGCAGCGTCATATTGGACGGTGAACTGTTCGAAGCATCGGAAGGCAAGCCGATCGTCCTGCGTTCGACCGAACCGGTCCCGTTCCTGCGGTTGGCGGCGTAA
- a CDS encoding DUF2141 domain-containing protein has protein sequence MVMFKVALGLMSVGALFAAAPAIAHGMEIGNDLERCSADSKGPAVLIDVRGFAAPTGTVRVQAYPATKAAWLAKGAWLSRIDVPVKVSNGEMRFCMPVPQAGKYGIAVRHDRDGNGKTDISRDGGGFSNNPSISIFNLGKPGVEKAAFYAGPGVTKITINLKYM, from the coding sequence ATGGTCATGTTCAAAGTTGCATTGGGCCTGATGTCGGTGGGGGCCTTGTTCGCCGCCGCCCCGGCTATCGCCCACGGCATGGAAATCGGGAATGATCTGGAACGCTGTTCGGCCGATTCCAAAGGGCCGGCGGTTCTGATCGATGTGCGCGGTTTCGCGGCTCCGACCGGCACGGTGCGCGTGCAAGCCTATCCCGCGACCAAGGCGGCCTGGCTGGCCAAGGGTGCATGGCTCAGCCGCATCGACGTGCCGGTGAAGGTCAGCAACGGAGAGATGCGGTTCTGCATGCCGGTGCCGCAGGCCGGCAAATATGGCATCGCCGTGCGTCATGACCGGGACGGCAATGGCAAGACCGATATTTCACGCGATGGCGGCGGCTTTTCCAACAATCCGTCGATCAGCATCTTCAACCTGGGCAAGCCGGGCGTCGAAAAGGCCGCCTTCTATGCCGGGCCGGGTGTGACGAAAATCACCATCAACCTCAAATATATGTGA
- a CDS encoding class I SAM-dependent methyltransferase, whose amino-acid sequence MTNPDIFDRRLRAQRRDRMVARFAEHDFLYRAMLDELLDRLGDVQRELKEVLVIGCPDDSARVALEAMGKTVVSADPGFAAARAQAGGLGRVQVDEDALPFADDSFDLVIACGTLDSVNDLPGALILMRRILRPDGLMLAAFTGAGTLPRLRAALMAGEGDRPGQHIHPQVDVRSAGDLLSRAGFTMPVADGDVLTVRYGDVLRLMHDLRGMGAGNVLTSRPPVLRREALMGAARHFAAAADADGRTAEQMAIVFLSGWKPDPSQARPARRGSATMSLAEALKPKP is encoded by the coding sequence ATGACCAACCCCGACATCTTCGACCGCCGATTGCGCGCCCAGCGGCGCGACCGGATGGTGGCGCGCTTTGCCGAACATGACTTTCTCTACCGGGCAATGCTGGACGAACTGCTCGACCGGCTGGGCGATGTGCAGCGCGAGTTGAAGGAAGTGCTGGTGATCGGCTGCCCCGACGACAGCGCCAGGGTCGCGCTGGAAGCGATGGGCAAGACGGTCGTCTCCGCCGATCCCGGCTTCGCGGCGGCGCGGGCGCAAGCCGGGGGGCTGGGGCGTGTGCAGGTGGATGAGGATGCCCTGCCCTTTGCCGACGACAGCTTCGATCTGGTGATCGCCTGCGGCACGCTCGACAGCGTCAACGACCTGCCCGGCGCGCTGATCCTGATGCGGCGGATATTGCGGCCCGATGGGCTGATGCTGGCGGCCTTTACCGGCGCGGGTACGCTTCCGCGCCTGCGCGCCGCCCTGATGGCGGGCGAAGGCGACCGGCCGGGACAGCATATCCATCCGCAGGTCGATGTGCGATCGGCGGGCGACCTGCTGAGCCGGGCGGGCTTCACCATGCCGGTGGCGGATGGCGACGTGCTGACCGTGCGCTATGGCGACGTGCTGCGGCTGATGCACGACCTGCGCGGCATGGGGGCGGGCAATGTGCTGACATCCCGTCCGCCGGTGCTGCGGCGGGAGGCGCTGATGGGCGCCGCCCGGCATTTCGCGGCAGCGGCCGATGCCGATGGCCGGACCGCCGAGCAGATGGCGATCGTCTTTCTGAGCGGTTGGAAACCCGATCCGAGTCAGGCTCGGCCCGCACGCCGGGGCAGCGCGACCATGTCCCTGGCCGAGGCGCTCAAGCCCAAGCCCTGA
- a CDS encoding N-acetyltransferase: protein MANTELVITPVMSKADRKAFVDLPWRLYANDPNWVPPLKDEVYSLITPGKNPFFGHAEAQYFLARRGGKVVGRVSAHLDHLALGQPAEQGMGPGTGNFGLFEAEDAEVGAALIAAAEGWLRAKGMTRSLGPISLSIWEEPGLLIEGFDHPPTVMMGHARPAYQAMVEGAGYKPIKQLKTYELDITQQFPPLIQRIVQSGEKNERIRIRNVDKSKFDSEAAIILGILNDAWGNNWGFVPITDEEVAHFGKQLKPIVFNDLIMIAELEGEPVAFMMTLPDLNEAIAPLNGSLFPFGWAKLLWWLRKPQVRTMRVPLMGVVQRLQSSRMASQLAFMMIEYIRRNSTANYGATRGEIGWVLDDNQGMNAIANAIESKVNKVYQVYEKDL, encoded by the coding sequence GTGGCCAATACCGAACTGGTGATCACCCCCGTCATGTCCAAGGCCGATCGCAAGGCTTTTGTCGACCTGCCCTGGCGGCTCTACGCCAACGACCCCAATTGGGTGCCACCGCTGAAGGATGAGGTATACAGCCTCATCACGCCGGGCAAGAATCCCTTTTTCGGCCATGCTGAGGCGCAATATTTCCTCGCTCGCCGGGGCGGCAAGGTCGTCGGCCGCGTGTCCGCGCATCTCGACCATCTGGCGCTGGGCCAACCCGCCGAGCAGGGCATGGGTCCCGGCACCGGCAATTTCGGCCTGTTCGAGGCGGAAGATGCCGAAGTGGGCGCGGCGCTGATCGCGGCGGCGGAAGGCTGGCTGCGGGCCAAGGGCATGACCCGCTCGCTCGGCCCGATTTCGCTGTCCATCTGGGAGGAGCCGGGCCTGCTGATCGAGGGGTTCGACCATCCGCCGACGGTGATGATGGGCCATGCCAGGCCCGCCTATCAAGCCATGGTCGAGGGTGCAGGCTACAAGCCGATCAAGCAGCTCAAGACCTATGAGCTGGATATCACCCAGCAATTTCCGCCGCTGATCCAGCGCATCGTCCAGTCGGGCGAGAAGAATGAACGCATCCGCATCCGCAATGTCGACAAGTCGAAGTTCGACAGCGAGGCGGCGATCATCCTGGGTATCTTAAACGACGCCTGGGGCAATAATTGGGGCTTCGTGCCGATCACCGATGAGGAAGTCGCCCATTTCGGCAAGCAGCTGAAGCCGATCGTCTTCAACGACCTCATCATGATCGCGGAGCTGGAGGGCGAACCCGTTGCGTTCATGATGACGCTGCCTGACCTGAACGAGGCGATTGCGCCGCTCAACGGCTCCCTATTCCCCTTCGGCTGGGCGAAGCTGCTCTGGTGGCTGCGCAAGCCCCAAGTGCGGACCATGCGCGTGCCGCTGATGGGCGTGGTGCAGCGGCTGCAATCATCCCGCATGGCGAGCCAGCTTGCCTTCATGATGATCGAATATATCCGCCGCAACTCGACGGCGAACTATGGCGCGACGCGTGGTGAGATCGGCTGGGTGCTGGACGACAATCAAGGCATGAACGCCATCGCCAACGCCATCGAAAGCAAGGTGAACAAGGTTTATCAGGTGTACGAGAAGGATCTCTGA
- a CDS encoding DUF1178 family protein produces the protein MIVFDLKCESQGHVFEAWFGSSADYEDQKARGLLSCPLCGDMQVSKAVMAPAVGAKGNSRSELLAQVGPSDGASIAMGAGEESKMRELIQALAQAQQKALENSTWVGRGFAEQARAMHYGEQDRSSIHGEVALEEARALIAEGVEVAPLPFPVVPPEAKN, from the coding sequence GTGATTGTTTTCGACCTCAAATGCGAATCCCAAGGCCATGTGTTCGAGGCCTGGTTCGGTTCCAGCGCCGATTATGAAGACCAGAAGGCACGGGGGCTGCTGTCCTGTCCGCTATGCGGTGACATGCAGGTGAGCAAGGCCGTGATGGCGCCTGCCGTCGGCGCCAAGGGCAACAGCCGCAGCGAACTGCTGGCGCAGGTTGGTCCCTCCGACGGCGCATCGATCGCCATGGGCGCGGGCGAAGAGAGCAAGATGCGCGAACTGATCCAGGCACTGGCGCAGGCGCAGCAGAAGGCGCTGGAAAATTCCACCTGGGTCGGGCGCGGTTTTGCCGAGCAGGCCCGCGCCATGCACTATGGCGAACAGGACCGCAGCAGCATCCATGGCGAAGTCGCGCTGGAAGAGGCGCGGGCGCTGATTGCCGAAGGGGTGGAGGTGGCGCCGCTGCCTTTTCCGGTGGTTCCCCCTGAAGCAAAGAATTGA
- a CDS encoding diacylglycerol kinase family protein gives METKSLPREAVLIVNVHSRRGEALFNDAKALLERAGMRLIAAHAVKEPDRLQGMVRQAVGQGAPMVIVGGGDGSLSGTVDELVGKDCVFGVLPLGTANSFARTLGIPLDLEGAVAVIAGGQRRRIDLGMIGHDYFVNAASLGLSPMIGDTVPHRLKRYLGRVGYLFWAVKCSVGFRAFRLVLDDGSGERRMWSTEVRILNGPYHGGVELSDQADVDTGEIVIQAVVGRSHARLAWDWYAKFFKLRDKDAHTEEFRGKSFRVETVPPQRISIDGEVLAKTPATVKIAAGAVDVAVP, from the coding sequence ATGGAAACAAAATCCCTGCCGCGGGAGGCGGTGTTGATCGTCAATGTGCATTCCCGCCGGGGAGAGGCTCTTTTCAACGATGCGAAAGCCCTGCTGGAGCGTGCGGGCATGCGCCTGATCGCGGCGCATGCAGTCAAGGAACCGGACCGATTGCAGGGCATGGTGCGGCAAGCGGTCGGGCAAGGTGCGCCTATGGTGATCGTGGGCGGCGGCGACGGGTCGTTGTCCGGCACGGTGGATGAACTGGTGGGCAAGGATTGCGTGTTCGGCGTGCTGCCGCTGGGGACCGCGAACAGTTTTGCGCGGACGCTTGGCATTCCGCTCGATCTGGAGGGGGCGGTGGCGGTCATTGCCGGTGGCCAGCGGCGGCGGATCGACCTCGGCATGATCGGGCATGATTATTTCGTGAATGCGGCGTCGCTGGGATTGTCGCCGATGATCGGGGACACGGTGCCGCACAGGCTCAAGCGCTATCTCGGGCGGGTCGGCTATCTGTTCTGGGCGGTGAAATGTTCGGTCGGCTTCCGCGCCTTTCGGCTGGTGCTGGACGATGGCAGCGGCGAACGGCGCATGTGGTCGACAGAGGTGCGCATCCTGAACGGTCCCTATCATGGCGGGGTGGAACTGTCCGATCAAGCCGATGTGGATACGGGGGAGATCGTGATTCAGGCGGTGGTCGGGCGCAGCCATGCGCGGCTTGCCTGGGACTGGTATGCGAAATTCTTCAAGCTGCGCGACAAGGACGCGCATACGGAGGAATTTCGCGGAAAATCCTTCCGCGTGGAAACAGTGCCGCCGCAGCGCATCTCCATTGATGGGGAGGTGCTGGCGAAAACGCCCGCCACGGTGAAGATCGCGGCGGGCGCTGTGGATGTGGCGGTGCCCTAA
- the lptF gene encoding LPS export ABC transporter permease LptF, producing MLTATDRYLARLIALPMLGTLVISAMLLVLDKMLSLFDFVAAEGGPVSVVWRMLANMMPEYLSLGIPIGLMLGILLAFRKLAMSSELDVMRAVGLSYGRLLRVPYMYAIALALLNFGIVGFVQPLSRHAYEALRFELRSGALGASIKVGEFTTLGKRMTLRIERSLDEGRNLQGIFVRALGKDGQTVAVTAAQGEFLATDDPDTIIFRLRNGVLVNDAPKYKSPRILSFSSHDLPIDLPQIEKFRGRDVDREKTIPELVVMGHDPSTPDKLRNEIRANFHFRMVEVAMMLLLPLAALAFAIPPKRSTSALGVFLSIVFIVTYHKINEYGQGVGSLGKIDPIIALWGPFLLFAGLILWMYHVIAHRPGGQPIAALEYAFAKIAKQIPRLLGLVRRRRTVAEGAA from the coding sequence ATGCTGACAGCCACCGACAGATATCTCGCCCGCCTGATCGCCTTGCCCATGTTGGGGACGCTGGTGATCTCCGCCATGCTGCTTGTGCTCGACAAGATGCTCAGCCTGTTCGACTTCGTCGCGGCGGAGGGCGGGCCGGTCAGCGTCGTGTGGCGGATGCTGGCCAATATGATGCCCGAATATCTGTCGCTGGGCATTCCCATCGGCCTGATGCTGGGGATATTGCTGGCCTTTCGGAAGCTGGCCATGTCGTCCGAACTGGACGTGATGCGCGCCGTCGGCCTGTCCTATGGCCGGTTGCTGCGCGTGCCCTATATGTATGCGATCGCGCTCGCCCTGCTCAATTTCGGCATTGTCGGCTTTGTCCAGCCGCTATCCCGCCATGCTTATGAAGCGCTGCGGTTTGAGCTGCGATCAGGCGCGCTGGGAGCCTCGATCAAGGTGGGCGAGTTCACCACGCTGGGCAAGCGGATGACCCTGCGGATCGAGCGCAGCCTGGACGAAGGGCGCAACCTGCAGGGGATTTTCGTCCGCGCTCTCGGCAAGGACGGGCAAACCGTGGCGGTGACGGCGGCACAGGGCGAATTCCTGGCTACCGACGATCCCGACACCATCATCTTCCGCCTGCGCAACGGCGTGCTGGTCAACGACGCGCCGAAATATAAGTCGCCGCGAATCCTCTCCTTTTCCAGCCACGACCTGCCGATCGACCTGCCTCAGATCGAGAAATTCCGGGGACGCGACGTGGATCGGGAGAAAACCATTCCCGAACTGGTGGTGATGGGCCATGATCCGTCGACGCCTGACAAGCTGCGCAACGAAATCCGCGCCAATTTCCATTTCCGCATGGTGGAGGTGGCGATGATGCTGCTGCTGCCGCTGGCGGCCCTCGCCTTCGCCATTCCGCCCAAGCGATCCACTTCGGCGCTGGGGGTATTCCTGTCCATCGTGTTCATCGTGACCTATCACAAGATCAACGAATATGGGCAGGGCGTCGGATCGCTGGGCAAGATCGACCCGATCATCGCGCTTTGGGGACCGTTCCTGCTGTTCGCGGGGCTGATCCTGTGGATGTATCATGTGATCGCGCACCGCCCCGGCGGCCAGCCGATCGCCGCGCTCGAATATGCCTTTGCCAAGATCGCCAAGCAGATTCCCCGTTTGCTGGGTCTGGTCCGGCGACGGCGAACCGTGGCGGAAGGAGCCGCCTGA